Proteins co-encoded in one Accipiter gentilis chromosome 33, bAccGen1.1, whole genome shotgun sequence genomic window:
- the LOC126034279 gene encoding ankyrin repeat and fibronectin type-III domain-containing protein 1-like isoform X5 codes for MTQQMRDLQLAQARKPPGPSSPNAAKRLYRNLSGKFRVNYTSFDEGSLAGRGEKEKLRKSYLFQSNAALFEAVELQDLDRVQELLKQYSPEELDLNTPNSEGLLPLDIAIMTNNAPIARALLQAGAKESPHFVSLESRSLHLSTLVREAEQRVNELTAQVVNEAPNTDCSEKEKQLKAWEWRYRLYKRMKAGFEHARVPDAPTNVHLSVASSSSVQVTFWEPLSINSAVVTKYKVEWSCSPTFSPPLGEAVIDKLKNLHFTIRGLVSGTAYYVQVSAYNMKGWGPPQASVPPFAIPSNWREYDGRAPRRRGQAEALDHLLGQVKTVHQHCVCHEPCKNQPQSRKHSVSKSLKHLFHPGSKFLKTLKRGLYLTAIFYKDDNILVTHEDQIPVVEIDDTYSCLLMQDFLWFTKVSCMWDEILWLRQCVTVSQSSCSCILQTRFKMLLAISQMQGLLGIQDLGQVFFEPIKDKQGNILIVTLKEVKTNQTFESVRWVPICKLQTSRKSVSSPEEPTALDTLLISVQDKLAYHQRSSHALSPGLYLGYLKLCSAVDQIRVLVPERLPNILCHVKIRSNPNISREEWEWLQKMASVEEPVPAEPESETSQNHLFQELQVAIKELMTLVNIPLQEAKDFRLYSQEVLDFGGQVSFLLLLPPSDDVCTAPGQNNPYTPRSGFLTLPLQIFELVHFFTYDREFITQYCQVSALLELESLLSQQSLREAFSDTELSTAKQRHQQVQDYIQQMEEIWREMRWIMDALQHARYKQPSCGVSLSGFLSEAGEAMKEKTQSTSSHLDYLPSPAPSPETSRKLNSDLHGLSDEEGSSEVFLATDSDYDSSRAQSPKELDLVYSSSGPECCSRRVTRTLRDSAPDVLQTHEQKTPPLPPPPLEEPRPPPELYDSDFVLPSRQIELLRITEKRQAYCVRTSSLDFPKPLCQAARKSCPGSVDSSPTESRTAGHCGQLRLGTGSTSSPEHGRGGQGSEPVFRTRSAEWTQNFQEQPGCLADRGKKPGSVTLRVCPQYETGLSKETSVKLHITSQTSAGEVVKLVVLEMNDVSRGVLGSSAAFCYGEEQLEHFGLVFASDESERWLPDDFLPLSLQTTRPEGRFYVRIKETSPLVLQYGPATTV; via the exons ATGACGCAGCAGATGCGGGACCTGCAGCTGGCACAGGCCAGAAAGCCACCAGGCCCTTCCTCACCAAACGCAGCCAAGAGGCTCTACCGAAACCTGTCGGGAAAATTCCGCGTTAACTACACATCCTTCGATGAGGGCAGCCTGGCGGGACGGGGCGAGAAGGAGAAGCTCCGCAAGTCCTACCTG TTCCAGAGTAATGCCGCCCTCTTTGAGGCCGTGGAGCTGCAGGACCTAGACAGGGTCCAGGAGCTGCTGAAGCAGTACAGCCCCGAGGAGCTGGACCTCAACACCCCCAACAGTGAGGGGCTACTGCCCCTGGACATCGCCATCATGACCAACAATGCTCCCATTGCCAgggccctgctgcaggcaggagcaaaGGAGAGCCCGCACT TTGTGAGCCTGGAGAGCCGCTCGCTGCACCTTTCCACGCTGGTGCGGGAAGCAGAGCAGCGTGTCAACGAGTTGACGGCACAGGTGGTGAACGAGGCACCCAACACTGACTGCTcggagaaggagaagcagcttAAGGCCTGGGAGTGGCGATACCGACTTTACAAGCGCATGAAGGCAGGGTTTGAGCATGCCC GAGTGCCGGATGCCCCCACCAATGTCCACCTCTCCGTGGCCAGCAGCTCCTCGGTGCAGGTGACCTTCTGGGAGCCCTTGAGCATCAACTCAGCCGTCGTCACCAAGTACAAAG TGGAGTGGAGCTGCTCCCCCACTTTCTCACCACCGCTGGGGGAGGCCGTGATCGACAAGCTGAAGAACCTGCACTTCACCATCCGGGGGCTGGTGTCG GGCACAGCTTACTACGTCCAGGTGTCTGCCTACAACATGAAGGGCTGGGGTCCCCCGCAAGCCTCCGTACCCCCTTTTGCCATCCCTTCCA ACTGGCGGGAGTACGACGGCCGGGCCCCCCGGCGAAGGGGACAAGCTGAAGCTCTGGACCATCTGCTGGGCCAGGTGAAGACTGTCCACCAGCACTGCGTTTGCCACG AGCCCTGCAAGaaccagccccagagcaggaAGCACTCAGTCTCCAAGAGCCTCAAGCACCTCTTCCACCCCGGCAGCAAGTTTCTCAAGACGCTGAAGCG AGGCCTCTACCTGACAGCCATCTTCTACAAGGACGACAATATCCTGGTGACCCATGAAGACCAGATCCCTGTGGTGGAGATTGATGACACCTACTCCTGCCTGCTCATGCAGGATTTTCTCTGGTTCACCAAG GTGTCATGCATGTGGGATGAGATCCTGTGGCTGCGGCAGTGTGTCACCGTCTCCCAATCCTCCTGCTCCTGCATCCTGCAGACACGCTTCAAGATGCTGCTTGCCATCTCACAAATGCAG GGGCTGCTCGGGATCCAGGACCTTGGGCAGGTCTTCTTTGAACCCATCAAAGACAAACAGGGTAACATCCTCATCGTCACCCTGAAGGAGGTGAAGACCAACCAGACCTTCGAGAGCGTCCGCTGGGTTCCCATCTGCAAGTTGCAGACCAGCCGCAAGTCCGTGTCCTCCCCAGAGGAGCCCACCGCTCTGGACACGCTGCTGATCTCCGTCCAG GACAAGCTGGCTTACCACCAGCGGAGCAGCCATGCCCTCTCCCCGGGCCTCTACCTGGGCTACTTGAAGCTCTGCAGTGCCGTGGATCAGATCCGAGTGCTGGTGCCGGAGCGGCTCCCCAACATCCTGTGCCATGTCAAGATTCGCTCCAACCCCAATATCTCCAG GGAGGAGTGGGAATGGCTGCAGAAGATGGCCAGTgtggaggagcctgttcctgcgGAACCAGAGTCTGAGACCTCCCAGAACCACTTGTTTCAGGAGCTCCAAGTGGCCATCAAGGAGCTGATGACCCTGGTCAACATCCCATTGCAAGAG GCCAAAGATTTCCGTCTGTATAGCCAAGAGGTGCTGGACTTTGGGGGCCAGgtctccttcctgctgctgctgcctccgtCGGACGACGTCTGCACTGCTCCAGGCCAGAACAACCCCTACACCCCTCGCTCAGGCTTCCTCACGCTGCCGCTGCAGATCTTCGAGCTAG tccACTTCTTCACATACGACCGGGAGTTCATCACCCAGTACTGCCAGGTGTCCGCCCTCTTGGAGCTGGAGTCGCTCCTCTCTCAGCAGAGCCTCAGGGAGGCTTTCTCTGACACCGAACTCTCCACAGCGAAGCAGAGGCACCAGCAGGTTCAGGACTACATCCAG CAAATGGAGGAGATCTGGCGCGAGATGCGCTGGATTATGGATGCCCTGCAACACGCCCGGTACAAGCAGCCCTCCTGTGGGGTGTCTCTCAGTGGCTTCCTCAGCGAGGCTGGTGAAGCAATGAAGGAGAAAACCCAATCCACCTCGTCCCACCTTGACtaccttccctccccagcaccctcgCCAGAGACCAGCCGTAAGCTCAACTCCG ACTTGCACGGGCTGTCGGACGAGGAGGGCTCCTCGGAGGTGTTCCTGGCCACCGACAGCGACTACGACTCCAGCAGGGCGCAGAGCCCGAAGGAGCTCGACCTGGTGTACTCCTCCTCGGGGCCCGAGTGCTGCAGCAGGAGAGTCACCCGCACCCTCCGGGACAGTGCCCCGGACGTCCTGCAGACCCACGAGCAAAAGaccccaccactgccaccaccaccgCTGGAGGAACCCCGGCCGCCCCCTGAGCTCTACGACAGTGACTTCGTCCTGCCCAGCCGACAGATCGAGCTGCTGCGTATcacagagaagagacaggcaTACTGCGTTCGAACCAGCAGCCTGGACTTCCCCAAACCACTCTGCCAGGCAGCCAGAAAGTCCTGCCCCGGCTCCGTTGACAGCTCCCCGACAGAGAGCAGGACCGCGGGCCACTGCGGCCAGCTTAGGCTGGGGACTGGCTCAACGTCCAGCCCCGAGCacggccggggcgggcagggctcTGAGCCCGTCTTCCGGACACGCTCAGCTGAGTGGACTCAGAACTTCCAGGAGCAGCCCGGGTGCTTGGCCGACCGAGGGAAGAAGCCGGGTTCTGTCACCTTGCGGGTCTGTCCTCAGTACGAAACTGGACTCTCCAAAGAGACCAGTGTCAAG ctgcaCATCACCAGCCAGACGTCTGCCGGGGAGGTGGTGAAGCTGGTGGTGCTCGAGATGAACGACGTCTCCCGTGGCGTGCTGGGCAGCTCGGCCGCCTTCTGCTACGGCGAGGAGCAGCTGGAGCACTTCGGACTGGTGTTCGCCTCCGACGAGAGCGAGCGGTGGCTTCCCGATGACTTCTTGCCTCTGTCCCTCCAAACTACCCGGCCTGAGGGGCGGTTCTACGTCCGGATCAAGGAGACGTCCCCTCTGGTGCTCCAGTATGGGCCAGCGACCACCGTATGA